In the Euphorbia lathyris chromosome 5, ddEupLath1.1, whole genome shotgun sequence genome, one interval contains:
- the LOC136231312 gene encoding uncharacterized protein, with amino-acid sequence MAKPSTHPIQNTKLACFSFAAYAKTLIHQLNNLNIPILPGLNDQEFSSLESSFGFSFPPDLRSILQEGLPISPHFPNWRSSSPQQLQILLNLPLLNLSRNISHNNFWLDSWGRKPDDNDQALAIAKRFFDTAPVLVPIYGNCYIPSSPNAAGNPVFYIDQSCVRVLSFDLSRFFQEVEFFQTGGVHLIRAVNIPRNDEASINVPAWAATAARRIEFWTELAERGKTMVARVDTRGWWRRGGDSSDEWELGSCLEEVFWKLRDGGWNEEEVREMMLMMDGCDEEIEKEGVRVDVGWHVSVLSLVLLRAGWSREDVVYSLDPQDIDDNVNKSLFDFQISTKSCSKEDKDHQNTRIKQLMNLRSLQV; translated from the coding sequence ATGGCGAAACCATCAACCCATCCAATTCAAAACACCAAGTTAGCCTGTTTCTCCTTCGCAGCCTATGCCAAAACCCTAATTCACCAACTCAACAATCTCAACATTCCAATTCTTCCTGGCCTCAACGATCAAGAGTTTTCCTCACTTGAATCCTCTTTCGGATTTTCATTCCCTCCTGATCTCCGCTCCATTCTCCAAGAAGGCCTACCGATCTCCCCTCATTTCCCTAACTGGCGATCTTCATCTCCTCAGCAGCTCCAAATCCTCCTCAATCTCCCTCTATTGAATCTCTCTAGAAACATTTCACACAACAACTTCTGGCTCGATTCATGGGGTCGTAAACCCGACGATAACGATCAAGCATTGGCTATTGCCAAGAGATTCTTCGATACAGCACCGGTTCTTGTCCCTATTTATGGAAACTGTTACATTCCTTCATCGCCTAACGCCGCCGGGAATCCAGTCTTTTACATCGATCAGAGCTGCGTTCGTGTTTTGAGTTTTGATCTTTCGAGGTTTTTTCAGGAGGTTGAATTTTTTCAAACAGGTGGTGTTCATTTAATTCGCGCGGTGAATATCCCGAGAAACGATGAGGCTTCTATCAATGTGCCGGCATGGGCGGCAACGGCGGCACGGAGGATTGAGTTTTGGACGGAATTGGCGGAGAGAGGGAAGACAATGGTGGCGCGTGTGGATACTCGCGGGTGGTGGAGAAGAGGAGGTGATTCTTCGGATGAGTGGGAGTTAGGGAGCTGTTTGGAGGAGGTGTTTTGGAAACTGAGAGATGGTGGATGGAATGAGGAAGAAGTTAGAGAAATGATGCTGATGATGGACGGCTGTGATGAAGAGATAGAGAAGGAAGGAGTGAGAGTAGATGTGGGGTGGCACGTGAGTGTATTATCCTTAGTGTTGTTGCGTGCGGGATGGAGCAGGGAAGATGTGGTGTACTCGCTTGATCCTCAAGATATAGATGATAATGTCAATAAAAGTTTGTTTGATTTTCAAATATCAACAAAGAGTTGCTCAAAAGAGGATAAAGACCATCAAAACACCCGTATCAAGCAGTTGATGAACCTGCGTTCTCTTCAGGTGTGA